The Mucilaginibacter terrae region AGATCACATTGGAAAGAGAGCAATGGCGGAACTATCCGGTAAGATTGAACAGTAAACAGCTAAGCAACCCCATAAAGGTTATCAAAAAATTCTGTGACACCTATACAATGCCCCAGTACCGTGATCACTTATATGAATGGCTGCATTACGGCTTGTCGGTTAGTGCCTGTGACGAGTTCATTGAAGCCGTAGACCTCATCCAAGTTTATGAGAACCTGCAATTGCTCTATGAAGCATGCTGGATGTTGCACATGCGGCATAAATCCCCTGTGTACCTAGGTGCCGAGGTGCAAGTGCCTGCGCCTAAAGATGAACAACAATCACCAAACGAATCGCAAACCATTTAAATAATAACACATATGACACACTTAACCGAAACACCGACCAAACGTTATCTCCCCGGCTTTACTGCGCTTGATGAGACCATAACTGTTGAAACATCCAAGCTAATTTCACAGCTTTTAGCAAAATTTAAAAAGAAGCTAACGACCTGCGAAGCAGTGTTCTTCTTAGGCACCTTAAAGCGGGAAAAACCTGTTCTATATTTTCTCCTCATCACATCCAATCATGAAGAAAGAAACAGTTTTTGCCTGAACAGCATGGTCGAGGAATCATGCAGGAATATTGCACCAGTAACCGTATTTGTACATAATGCTAATATGATTATCAGTGCTGTGAATGGCGGAAACTACTTCTTTAGCAGTATTCTTCTACACAAGAAGCTTGTCTATCTGTCCGGTAATTTGATCTTACCTGTTCCTACGAGTATGAACTACGTAGCGCTCATCGAGAAAGCTGTTAAGATATGGGAACGCTGGGACAATATGTCAACCGACTTCTTATCAGGAGCCAGCTTTTATCTGGAACAGAAGAACTACCGCTTAGCCTTGTTCCTGTTGCACCAATCAACGGAATGCGTTTTAAAAGCGATTAACAGAGCTATTACCGGATACCGTATCGAAGTGCATAACCTGTCCCGGCTGTTAGTCATCAGCACCCTCTACAGCGATAATCTGACAGAGGTATTCCCAATGAAGACGGAAAACGGTGTTATGGAATTTGACCTGCTTAAACGGGCGTACAATGAAGCAAGGTACAAAGATGAGTTTGAGCCGGAAGAAGCGCAGGTGAAAACGCTGTTTGGTCATGTGCAAAGATTGCAGGAAGAAGCCGAGCGGCTTTACCTGACACATCTCAACATGCTGGACAGCGCAATGTAAGTGAAGTGTATAGTGCATTACGACTAATCGTTGCGGCCAAGGTCTTTGTTACACTAAGCGCTAACGCGCTAGGTTTCACTCTGACCTATGCCTCTTTTAAATAGGTAAACCGTTTTCCGTTATCCTGCAAACCGTTTACTAAGACAATTATATAGAAGTGAGCCACTGCACCGCCACAACAAAGATACCATCGCAGGAAAACAGTCAAGGTTATACAAGCGGTGCAGTTTTGTTTGTTTTGGCTTGCACCGACCTTGACAGTTTTCCAGCTTGCTGCTGCCCGGTTGTTTAAGCGTTGCAATGGCTTGGTGTGTGCTAATATTTATATTTAAAGTAAAGGCATTTATCCAATTGGTAACAGCTCATTATTTTTTATGCTCTCCACTAGTCCTATCAAAGCTTCGTCTTCTTCCCCAAATGCAAATTTTTCAAAATACATACTGGCTGAATCGAGTACATCAGTTGTTGATTTATATTTAGCTACGTGCATGTACAACCAAAAGCAAAAATTGCGTTTGTCATCGTCTATATTTGAATTAAGGGCTATATTACATAAAACATCATCCACGTTCTTATTGAAATTCATTACCTGGTAAACCAAGTAACTAAAGCTGCCTTTATTAACACCTTTCTCCATATATGGTAAGGTAAGTTCGATTTCTGTCTGAAGAAAATATTTAGTCATCAACGACTTTATAATTTCTTGCAATTCATTAGTAGGGTATAGTTTAATATTACTTGAATGCCAAAAAACGTTGGGGTTTTCAGCATAGTTGCTTAATAATCCTAATATGGCAGTTCTGATCCCTTTCTCTGATATATTGGCGAAACTGGTAATAATGTAATACCATGTAGAAGCGTTATTTCTATAATTGGCATAAAGGGATTTCAAACCTTCGTAACATTTTTCAGGCTGATCTAAGCCAGCAAACCATTCCAAACTCCTTCCATAATTTTCGTAACCGGTTAACTTTTCTTTGAATGCAAAGCAATATCTAGTAAAATCAAAAAAAGTTTGGCCGCAAAATTCATTTTCTGCATTTATTCTTATTTCGTGGGTTTTTTGGTTTAAGATGTGTGGATTCGAGTTTATATATTCCTTTATATCCACCCAAAAAGCTTTATTGAGTTCAGGATCATACACAATCCCAATATTAAGATTTAGGCCTTCATACCAATAGTTTATATGATCTCTATTGGCAGGGATTTTATATCCTCTGTTATCCTTATAGCTTTGTCCGCTTTTGATTTGTGCAAATACACCATAATTTGTGGCTATCCCATCAGTCACAAATTCAATATAACAATCATTACCCTGGTCGTTATCTCTATCAATTTTTTGAATAATTGAATTACTGTCCTGCACTACAGCTTCAACATAACGAATACCCTGTTGCTCAATTTGCGTGTTAGGATTCCGGATGGTCATATTCAAAGTTAAAAAACAATCTAACTAATAGTCAGCCCGCTGGCTCATTCCTTTAGGATTAGTATGTATTAATAATATCAAATAATTTGTTTATTTAAAATCGTTCATTACATTTGAGTGTTCATTGTCACTGAACAGCCAATTTTAATGAACATGAGTAGAAGTAATGATTTCATTTACGAGGCAGTAACTAAACTGGAAAGTCTTATTAATACTACCATTGAATTAGACAGTAAGCGTAAGGAATACGATGCCGCAATTACTGTTAATGAAAATAGATTAAACGTAATTGCAAAGTCCGCTATAAGAGATTCTAATATTGGAATCGTCCTAACACCCTTTGTGAATCAAGGTGATAAGGAAAAATCTTCAATTCTTTTAGTGGCTAAATACATTTCAAAAAGTTCAGCACAATTATTAAAGGATAATAACTTGAATTACCTGGACGCATCAGGAAATGCATACATTAAAATTAATGAACTTTTTATTTTTATCGAGGGGCAAAAGGCAGATAAATATGACAAGGATCAATCAAGAGCATTTCAAGAAGCCGGTTTAAAATTGATACTATTATTAATTTCTAAACCTGAAAGCTTAACATACTCATACCGCGAATTATCAGAAAAAACAGATATTTCAATAGGGTCAGTGAGCAATATCTTTAATGAATTGGAAGAACTCAAGTTTGTTTTAAGAACCAAACAAAAAAGGATTATCAAGAATAAAACGGAGCTAATTGAAAGATGGGTTATTGCCTACAATGAAGTATTGAAACCGAGAATTCTAAGAAAGCGAATGAAGTTTTTGCAGAACAATGATTTTAACGCCCTTAAAAATTCAGCCAAAAAGGAAAGCATTGTGTGGGGAGGTGAACCTGCTGCCGCAATTATCACGAAAAATCTTCGTCCTGAACAATTTATTCTTTACAGTAATGATGAATTGAGTTCACTGTCTAAAACCTTTAAGCTAACTCCGAATACAAGCGGAAATTTAGAAGTCTGTGAAATGTTCTGGAAGTTCGAGAATGAAACTGTAACTGCTCCCCCGTTGGTCGTTTATGCCGATTTAATTAGCAGTGGTTTTGAGAGAAATATTGAAATGGCCAAAATAATTTTAGAGAATGAGCTATAAAATTAACAGTGATAAACTGGCTCATCCACTATTGAAGCCGATTTTACAAGAACTCGATAGCTACTTTAATGCTTTGAAAATTCAATTCTTTGTCATAGGTGCTACAGCGCGAGATATTGTAATGGAAATTCACAATGAGAAATCAGGAAGACTAACGCATGATTTAGATATTGCTATTGCAATAAATGATTGGGTCCAATATGCAGAAGTGGAAAAAGGGATAATTACACTCGAACATTTTGAAAAAGATAAAAAGCAAAAACAAAGATTTATTTATAAGGAAAACTTCCAACTTGATATAGTTCCATTTGGGGATATTATGAAGGAAAATGATAAAATTTTCTGGCCGCCGGATGAACAAATAGCAATGAGTGTCTTAGGTTTTCCAGAAGTTAGAGACGAATTGATTCAAGTTCAAATTGATGAGGAATTTGAAATCAATATCATATCTCTGGCAGGCATTTTTATTTTAAAAATTGTCGCTTGGCGAGACAGGCATAATAAAGGAAACAAGGACGCCGACGATATCGGCTTTATTCTTATTAATTATCTCGGGATATATGAGGAAAAAGCCCTTGAAAAATACGATGAGATTTATGAAACAGACGACTTTTCAACGATCACTGCTGGCGCTAAGCTTTTAGGTGATGATCTATATGACATCCTAAAAATAAACGGTAAAACAAAAGATGCTATAACCCAGATACTGAAAGAACAATACAAAAAAGCAGAAGAAAGCGAGCTAATTAATCAAATACTCGAAACTAATAGAATGTTGCGGTATGAAGAAGTAATTAATTGCCTAAACACCTTAATAACAAAATTAGAAAAATAACATGGCCAAAGAAATAGTTGATCAAGAAGATATATCGTTAGAAGACAATCAGTTAGTATGCGTTATTACCGGCGAGATAAAAAAAGTCAAAGCTCAAGAAGTAAATTTACAATCTGTCGCCCTCATGCTAAATGAAGAATACGGTTTCGACTTAGCAGATATGGAGCGCGATTTTAAAATAGAATATACAGATCCAGATACAAGTAAGCAAAAAAAGCAGAAGGTCGAGCTTGTTGTATTTGAACAAGGTAAGCCTCATGAACAAGAATTCATTTCCCGCATTTGTATTATCCATGATGATAAAGTGAAAGATACAGATAAAACAAAAGGATTAGCAGCCACTTTAGAAAACGCAATGGGAGCGGTAGAAAGTTGTGAATTCGGTTTATGGGCCAACGGTTCTAGCTACCATTTTTTACAGAAAGAAGAAGATGCATTAGGTTTTGACTCAGAATTCACTGATTTATCAGATTTCCCTGGTGAAGGTGAAACTTTAGAAGACTTAGATAGAGCCGACCGTTCAAGTAGTAGAAAACCTGCTAATGATTCTTTGATTAAAGTATTTAAGCGTTCGCATGATTATATTTATGGTAATGAAGGTCGAAAAAAAGATGCTTTTTGGCAATTGCTTTATCTGATCTTTTGTAAACTTTACGATGAAAAAAGGAAATTTATTCCTTCTGAAGATAGCTACCGTAGAAAATTTTGGGTAGGAGTTAAAGAGAAAAATACTGCTGAAGGGTGTAAAAAAGTCGCTGACCGCATTAAAAGTCTTTTTAAAGAATTAAAAGATGACAGGATATTTTCAGAAGTTTTCTCTGGTAGTGAAGAAATAGAACTACGAGACAAAGGCTTAGCCTTTATCGCTAGCGATTTAGCAAAATATTCATTTCTCGATGCCTCAATAGATGTCAAAGGAACGGCTTATGAAACTATTGTAAGTAACACTTTGAAGCAAGAAGCCGGTCAATTTTTCACACCAAGAAATATTGTAAAGGCAATGGTGGAAATGTTAAACCCGAGTGAACATGATCGCGTTTTAGATCCTGCCTGTGGTTCTGGTGGATTTTTAGTAATGGTATTAGATCATGTGCGGAAACAAATTGCCAAAGAGTTATATCCCGATTTAGAGGGACCTTTGCTAACAGAAAAATTTAGTTCATTTGAGGTAAACGAACGGGTACGACAATATGCTGAAAATAGCATATTCGGCTTTGATTTTGATCCAGACTTAAAAAAAGCTGCGCGTATGAATATGGTAATGGCTGGTGACGGACACGCAAATATTTTCCATGTTAACTCCTTAGAGTATCCAAACTGGGAACATCCCGATGAAATTGCAAAAATAAATAACGCAGTAAATCGCAGCTTAATGGCTATGAAAGACATCGCAACTACTAATGGAATTGACGCGCGTGAGAAATTCGACATAATTTTTACAAACCCACCATTTGGTGCTAAAGTAAAGGTTGAACGCAGTATTATTTACAAAGAAGACGGTACCCTTAATTATAAACTTGGGCAATATAGTGACGCTCCAGAGGTGTTATTTATAGAAGCATGCTATAACTTTCTAAAGCCAGGTGGTAAAATGGCAATAGTATTACCAGACGGAATTTTGGGCAACCCCAATACAGAAAAAGTTAGGGAATGGATTTTAGAAAAGTTTAAAATATTGGGTTCTATAGATCTTGCAGTGGAAGCTTTCCTCCCTCAAGTAGGTGTTCAAGCATCTTTATTATTTCTCCAAAAGAAAACTGAAATTGAACGACAGCTGGCTCAGGATTCCGAACAGGAATACGATGTGTTCATGGCAATTGCAGAAAAGCTAGGTAAAGACCGTAGAGGAAATCCAATTTATTTACGCGATGAAGATGGATTGGAGTTACTTTTTGATACCGAAACTAAATATATAGTAAATAAAAAGAATGGCCAGAAAGAAGTTAAGACGCGAAGAGAGAAATTAAAACAACTTGATGACGATCTTCCTAAAATAGTTGAGGAGTTTTTTAACTTTTTAAAAGAAAAATAAAAATGAAAACTGTCATAATCAAAAATAGTTGGTTTAATGATTCAGACCTAAGATTAGATGCGTCATATCATCTTAGCGATGGCCCTTTGACAAAATTATTACTTAGAAATTCCCCTTACGAGCTTACTACATTAGCCGCCGAAAGCGAAAGGATATTTTCAGGGAATATTTTTAAAAGATCATATGTTGAAGGGGATAAGTATGGGTGGCCTTACTTAACAGGTTCAGACATGGTCAAAGCAGATATAGACAGCGGAAAATTTATTTCAAAAAAATATACAACGCAATCCGATAATCTGTTGATTCATAAAGATTGGATTCTTATTTCATGTTCAGGCACTTTAGGAAATTGTGTATTTACAAACAATGATTTTGAAGGAAGAATTGGCACTCATGATCTAATAAGAATAATTCCTAATGAGAGGAAATTATTAAGGGGCTATTTGTATGCATATCTTTCGTCAAAATACGGCTATGGTTTATTGACCCAATTCAGCTATGGCGGAGTAGTAAAACACATTGAACCCCACCACATTCAAGATTTGCCAATTCCAATCCTGCCAACTGCAAAAATTCAAGAAATACACGATTTAATTATCGAATCAGCAAATTCAAGGGTTAAGGCAAATAGATATCTAAAAGATGCTCAAAGTTTAGTGGTGAATGCTATTAAATTTAAAAAAAGAAGAGTATCATGTGCTGTTTCCTTTAAAACCATATCAAAATCACACCAAAAGAGATTTGAAGCTCAATATTTCACTTCAATAGGATATGACATTAGGGAGCATATTAAATCTGGGAAATTTAAATATTTGAAGGATATTTCAAAGCGCATTTTTCGTCCAGGAATTTTTAAAAGACACTACGTAAAAAATGGCATTGAATTTCTTGGTGGGTCTGATATAGTGAAAAATATACCAAAGAGTGAAAAAAAACTATCAATTGCGCAAACTAAACACCTGAACGAAATGAAAATTTTGGAAAATTGGATTTTAGTTACTTGTGGCGGTACAATTGGCCATTCAGTATTGGTAAACAAATATCTAGCGGGGAAAACAGCATCGCAACATATATTACGAGTGGATTCAGATACTATAAAAAATGGATATTTATATGCTTTTATGTCCTCCCATTTAGGTTTGAAAGCAATTCAAAGTTTTACTTACGGATCAGTTATTCCGCAAATAGAACCCCATCACTTAGGTTTACTACCAATTCCATTATTAGATGAGCATATCATGGATAATGCACATGAGTTAGTAATGGAATATAAAAAATTTATTTCGGCAGCAATTGAAAAAGAGCTAAAAGCCATCGACCTCGTAGAAAAAGAAATTGAATCATGGCAAATATAATTAAACCTCCTTACTTCGATTCGGTTGTAAATGCTGGCGAAAAGCGTCTATTAGATTTTTTGGGAGTTAATCTTCCAGATTCTTTCTATCTAATACCAAATGTTGAAATCGCATCTACCAATCCTCGTAATAACCGCACTCAATATTGGGAGTATGATATCATTGTTGTATCGCCCCATGCAATTTATAATATTGAAAATAAAGATTGGAAAGGCCGAATTGAAGGGGACGATAATTATTGGTATGTAAATGATAAACAACGAAACAACCCTTTAAAAACGGGGCGACAAAAAACGGCGATTCTAGCATCTAAGTTGAAAGAGCATAACATAACCTGGGGTAAAACTTGGGTACAAAATATGGTTACCCTTTCCTACTCTAATACTTATGAACCCTCTCTTTGGCAAGAGGCGGGCAAGTTAACTTTTCAACTTAACGAGAAACTAATTAATTACCTGAAAGACCCTCATCAAGTTGGCCAATTAACCGGGGATATTTCATCAATCCAAAATGAATTAGTTCATTTTTTAACTGGTAAACAAAGCCAGAAACTACCTACTGAAAAACGTGAAGTCGAGGGTTATGAAATAATCGAAGTCCTGCACCAAGAAAGCAATTATGCTGAATATTTAGTTAAACCTAAAGGCATAGTATCATCAATCAAAAAAAGGATTAAAGAGTATGCTTTGCAGATCAGTGGTTTGAATGCTGAAGAGTTAAAAGAGCGCGAAAACCAGATTAACAACCAATATAAAGCACTAAATAGAATAAAGGCTAAGCCTTTTATTTTGAATGTTGAATTTCGGGTTGATGAAGAAAATCATCTGTTTTATGAAATTTCGGATTATTTAGATGAAAATTCTCTTAAAGCTGAAATGCGCTCAAAAACTTTCACATTTCAGGAAAAAATAAATATCATCCGCAATGTGATGGCGGCGTTAAAAGAAGCACATAAAGAGAACGTCTTCCACAGGGATATAAATCCTGAAAATATCTTTATGACTGGTGGATACGCTTATTTAGGGAATTTTGGGAAATCATATTTTTCAGATGAATCAAGGCAAGGTTACACGGTAATGCCAACTATCAGTGAAAGTAATGCTACTGCTTATCATCCTTTAGAACTTACAGTTGGCGACGCATCACGGGCCTCTGACATTTATTCGCTCGGTGTGTTGATATATTGGCTATTTACAGGTGTTGAGCCGGTTAAAAACCCATTTGAACTTAACAATTTATCTGGTAAACTACCTGAAGACCGGTTACCATCGAAAGTTAATAGCGCACTTCCAAAATGGTTAGATGAACTTTGCAATAAAACTATATTGATTGATGAAAGCCTGCGCTATGATAATATTGATGAATTAGAAGATTTCTTTAATAAAGCGTTAAAGGGCAATACATCGACTGCGCCTGAAAGTAAAATCACCCCTCCAAGTGTTCCGAGTGTAGATTCTTATGATTTAAAAGAGGGAGATTCGTTTGAACGTGTTTTTCTGATTCAGAAAGTGTTGGGTAAGGGAGGATATTCCAAAGTATTTAAAGTTCACCAGCAATTGCAAGGGGAATCTTTTACTCTTAAACTATTTCATGAAAGCGTAAATGCACAATCAGTTATCGATGAATTCAAGGCTTTAAAAAGCTTAAATCATCCGAACATTGTTAAGTTCGTAACTAACGGAAAGTCAAGTGATGGACAATTTTATACCATCATGGAGTATTTAGAGGGTGAAAATCTTAGTATCTATACCCGTACTGATGCTAGGCTACCAATTAAAAGGGTATATGAGGTAGCCAAAGAGATTCTAAGTGCATTGGTGGCCATGCAATCGCTTGACAAACCAATACTCCACAGAGATGTAAAACCACAGAACATCGTATGGGATAACGAAAAGAGGTTTGTTCTGATCGATTTTAATGTTGCTTCTTTTGCCGATGATAATAATGATTTTGTAGGTACAAATCCATATTTGGCACCAGACCTAATTATTGATGGAACAAAAATTAAATGGAACACCTCCGCCGATACTTTTGCATTAGGTATCACACTTTACGAATTATTATGCAAACAATATCCCTGGGCTCCTGGGAAGATGCCGATTTTGAGTAAAGAACCAATTCATCCAAAACAAATTGAAGAACGTCTATCGAACGATTTTGCAGAGTTTATATTAAAGGCCATAAACCCCAAATCGGAAAATAGGTTTGCCTCCGCGATAGACATGCTAAACGCCCTTGTTGCCATTGGGGAAGATGGAATATTGGAAAGCAAAAAAGAGCAGGTTGATCCCCAAATCGAAACGGCAGAACAGGAAGATTTTGTAAAGTATATCAATTCGTTATTTAGCCAATCAAAGCGTGGTAATTCCGGTACCAGAGCAAATTTCAATACTAGTATATTCGATCAACTAACTTATACTCCAACGAAATTAGATAAATACCTCATCCCGGCGGTGTTGGATGGGCAATTTAAATTGCTGATCATAACCGGAAATGCCGGTGATGGGAAAACGGCTTTTATTAGAAAAATTGAAGACGATCTAAATATTGCACAACTTGAACGCTTTTCACACAAAAACGGAGCGCGTTTTAAAATAAACGGTGTGAATTTCGAGAGTAATTATGATGGTTCACAAGACGAAGAAGAAAGAGCAAATAATGATGTATTGGAATCTTTTTTCCAGCCTTTTGAAAATTTAATTAATTACAATAACTCCAGTGAGGGTCGAATCATTGCTATAAATGAAGGACGACTAGTTGAATTTTTAAAAACTACAGCCAAACACAGGAAGCTGCACGATAATATCGAAAACTACTTTTATAATGAAGGTCATCATGATCTTCCTGAAGGTTTGATGATTATCAATCTCAATCTGAGGTCAATTGCTGCAACTGACATAAACGAGCCAAGTTTGTTTAGGCAGCAGATTAAGGCGTTGACTAAAAAAGAACTCTGGAAAAAATGTGATGGATGTTCTTTAGCAAACCAATGTTTTATAAAATACAATGTAGAAACCTTTAATGATTCAGCCACAGGCGAAGAAGTCATAACTAGGATGGAATGGCTCCTAAGAACTGCTAGCCTAAAACGGGAACTGCACGTTACTATGCGTGATTTGCGTTCCTTTATTTCCTTCACGTTAACCCGTGATTATGATTGCGGCGATATCGAAAAGTTATATAAAGAAACTGAGAAATCACCTGAAGAATTTTGGCAGCATTATTATTTTAACATCACAAATCCAATGGTTGAAGATAATGGCAATCAGGACCGTTTGATAAAGTTGTTACGAGAAACTGATATTGGGGAAGTAGCGATACCAGATTTAGATCGAGACCTATTTTTTGGTAAACAACATACCAAATCATACTTGGAGTTTGCAGAAAGGGAAATTAACCTTATAGATGTGTTTAATTCAATTGAACGAATTAAGCCTACCTATGAACAGGATAACACCGAAGTTTCAAGAATTAAAAACATTCAAAAGAATTTTGTGCGGCACCAATATTTTGAAGGTAAGGCGGAATTATTGAGCATTAGCAATAATACACAGCCAAATAATGATCAGGTATCACAAATGCCTTCCTACTTATTACGTTTGCCATATCATTCTGTCTTTAAGTTTGTGAAAGTACTTGATGAAGGTGATAGTGAAAATCAGACAAAAACCAGTATTTCCAGAGCAATCTCTTTGAATGAGGGGTGTGATAATCCTGCAATCGACAAGGACTATCTTATTTTATCATCAACTGAAATTAATGATCCTTTCAGTAAGTCTTTTAGACTGTTTAGCTTAGAGGATTTTGAATTATTCGTGAATAAAACGGGGCATTTGGTAAAATATCTAGAGTATGAACCGGATAGCTTAACATTCAGGCACAAAGACCAAAAACACATTCGGTTAACGATAAGTCTGGATCTTTATGAAATGCTATACTTCATTCAGCACGGCTTCAGCCCATCTCTCAATGATTTAAGAGGCAAATTTGTTGAACTGATCATATTTAAAAATCTTTTGGAAAACCTCAATTACAATGAAGTTGTGGTTACCAGAGACAATCTTGAGTTTTTCAAAATTAAGAAGGACGAACAGAGCCGTTTACATTTACAATC contains the following coding sequences:
- a CDS encoding HEPN domain-containing protein yields the protein MTHLTETPTKRYLPGFTALDETITVETSKLISQLLAKFKKKLTTCEAVFFLGTLKREKPVLYFLLITSNHEERNSFCLNSMVEESCRNIAPVTVFVHNANMIISAVNGGNYFFSSILLHKKLVYLSGNLILPVPTSMNYVALIEKAVKIWERWDNMSTDFLSGASFYLEQKNYRLALFLLHQSTECVLKAINRAITGYRIEVHNLSRLLVISTLYSDNLTEVFPMKTENGVMEFDLLKRAYNEARYKDEFEPEEAQVKTLFGHVQRLQEEAERLYLTHLNMLDSAM
- a CDS encoding DUF4365 domain-containing protein; this translates as MTIRNPNTQIEQQGIRYVEAVVQDSNSIIQKIDRDNDQGNDCYIEFVTDGIATNYGVFAQIKSGQSYKDNRGYKIPANRDHINYWYEGLNLNIGIVYDPELNKAFWVDIKEYINSNPHILNQKTHEIRINAENEFCGQTFFDFTRYCFAFKEKLTGYENYGRSLEWFAGLDQPEKCYEGLKSLYANYRNNASTWYYIITSFANISEKGIRTAILGLLSNYAENPNVFWHSSNIKLYPTNELQEIIKSLMTKYFLQTEIELTLPYMEKGVNKGSFSYLVYQVMNFNKNVDDVLCNIALNSNIDDDKRNFCFWLYMHVAKYKSTTDVLDSASMYFEKFAFGEEDEALIGLVESIKNNELLPIG
- a CDS encoding type IV toxin-antitoxin system AbiEi family antitoxin, translated to MSRSNDFIYEAVTKLESLINTTIELDSKRKEYDAAITVNENRLNVIAKSAIRDSNIGIVLTPFVNQGDKEKSSILLVAKYISKSSAQLLKDNNLNYLDASGNAYIKINELFIFIEGQKADKYDKDQSRAFQEAGLKLILLLISKPESLTYSYRELSEKTDISIGSVSNIFNELEELKFVLRTKQKRIIKNKTELIERWVIAYNEVLKPRILRKRMKFLQNNDFNALKNSAKKESIVWGGEPAAAIITKNLRPEQFILYSNDELSSLSKTFKLTPNTSGNLEVCEMFWKFENETVTAPPLVVYADLISSGFERNIEMAKIILENEL
- a CDS encoding nucleotidyl transferase AbiEii/AbiGii toxin family protein gives rise to the protein MSYKINSDKLAHPLLKPILQELDSYFNALKIQFFVIGATARDIVMEIHNEKSGRLTHDLDIAIAINDWVQYAEVEKGIITLEHFEKDKKQKQRFIYKENFQLDIVPFGDIMKENDKIFWPPDEQIAMSVLGFPEVRDELIQVQIDEEFEINIISLAGIFILKIVAWRDRHNKGNKDADDIGFILINYLGIYEEKALEKYDEIYETDDFSTITAGAKLLGDDLYDILKINGKTKDAITQILKEQYKKAEESELINQILETNRMLRYEEVINCLNTLITKLEK
- the mads2 gene encoding methylation-associated defense system DNA methyltransferase MAD2, with the protein product MAKEIVDQEDISLEDNQLVCVITGEIKKVKAQEVNLQSVALMLNEEYGFDLADMERDFKIEYTDPDTSKQKKQKVELVVFEQGKPHEQEFISRICIIHDDKVKDTDKTKGLAATLENAMGAVESCEFGLWANGSSYHFLQKEEDALGFDSEFTDLSDFPGEGETLEDLDRADRSSSRKPANDSLIKVFKRSHDYIYGNEGRKKDAFWQLLYLIFCKLYDEKRKFIPSEDSYRRKFWVGVKEKNTAEGCKKVADRIKSLFKELKDDRIFSEVFSGSEEIELRDKGLAFIASDLAKYSFLDASIDVKGTAYETIVSNTLKQEAGQFFTPRNIVKAMVEMLNPSEHDRVLDPACGSGGFLVMVLDHVRKQIAKELYPDLEGPLLTEKFSSFEVNERVRQYAENSIFGFDFDPDLKKAARMNMVMAGDGHANIFHVNSLEYPNWEHPDEIAKINNAVNRSLMAMKDIATTNGIDAREKFDIIFTNPPFGAKVKVERSIIYKEDGTLNYKLGQYSDAPEVLFIEACYNFLKPGGKMAIVLPDGILGNPNTEKVREWILEKFKILGSIDLAVEAFLPQVGVQASLLFLQKKTEIERQLAQDSEQEYDVFMAIAEKLGKDRRGNPIYLRDEDGLELLFDTETKYIVNKKNGQKEVKTRREKLKQLDDDLPKIVEEFFNFLKEK
- the mads5 gene encoding methylation-associated defense system restriction endonuclease subunit S MAD5; this encodes MKTVIIKNSWFNDSDLRLDASYHLSDGPLTKLLLRNSPYELTTLAAESERIFSGNIFKRSYVEGDKYGWPYLTGSDMVKADIDSGKFISKKYTTQSDNLLIHKDWILISCSGTLGNCVFTNNDFEGRIGTHDLIRIIPNERKLLRGYLYAYLSSKYGYGLLTQFSYGGVVKHIEPHHIQDLPIPILPTAKIQEIHDLIIESANSRVKANRYLKDAQSLVVNAIKFKKRRVSCAVSFKTISKSHQKRFEAQYFTSIGYDIREHIKSGKFKYLKDISKRIFRPGIFKRHYVKNGIEFLGGSDIVKNIPKSEKKLSIAQTKHLNEMKILENWILVTCGGTIGHSVLVNKYLAGKTASQHILRVDSDTIKNGYLYAFMSSHLGLKAIQSFTYGSVIPQIEPHHLGLLPIPLLDEHIMDNAHELVMEYKKFISAAIEKELKAIDLVEKEIESWQI